Proteins found in one Oribacterium sp. oral taxon 102 genomic segment:
- the hemW gene encoding radical SAM family heme chaperone HemW translates to MKFENNCLELYIHIPFCTKKCSYCDFLSFPVGIREHEGYVRKLCEELRYRSGDAGGYTVGSVFLGGGTPSVLAPTLIARIMETVYANYAVAPDAEITIECNPASTLRYKFSLYRESGINRLSLGLQSANNSELRRLGRLHIFEDFLKSYQNARLEGFRNINIDLMNGIPEQTPDSWRKTLRNVLMLKPEHLSVYNLILEEGTPFYRLHRAGTLELPTEDSLVEMDNITRELCLKSGYLRYEISNYARPGFECRHNYGYWSDVPYLGFGLGASSYFNKKRFRNLRNFAEYLALDFQTEAAAQFPQLYAEQRELSRKEQMEEFMFLGLRRVSGVSELDFTARFSVELQSVFGEKLRQFVSMGLMRHEGCRYRFTERGMDVSNRLLSEFLLE, encoded by the coding sequence ATGAAATTCGAAAACAACTGTCTGGAGCTCTATATCCACATCCCCTTCTGCACGAAGAAATGCAGCTACTGCGACTTCCTTTCCTTTCCGGTCGGAATCCGGGAGCACGAGGGATACGTTCGCAAGCTCTGCGAGGAGCTTCGGTACCGGAGCGGGGATGCAGGCGGTTATACCGTAGGGAGCGTCTTCCTCGGCGGCGGCACGCCCTCCGTGCTCGCGCCGACCCTCATTGCCCGGATCATGGAGACCGTATACGCGAACTACGCGGTCGCGCCGGACGCGGAGATCACCATAGAGTGCAACCCCGCCTCCACGCTCCGCTACAAGTTCTCGCTCTACCGGGAGTCCGGCATCAACCGCCTCTCTCTGGGGCTGCAATCCGCGAATAATTCCGAGCTCCGGCGGCTCGGCAGACTCCATATCTTCGAGGACTTCCTGAAAAGCTACCAGAATGCGCGGCTCGAGGGCTTCCGGAACATCAATATCGACCTGATGAACGGCATCCCGGAGCAGACGCCGGATTCATGGCGGAAGACCCTCCGGAATGTGCTCATGCTGAAGCCGGAGCACCTCTCTGTCTACAACCTGATCCTCGAGGAGGGCACGCCCTTCTACCGGCTCCACCGTGCCGGTACGCTGGAGCTCCCCACGGAGGACAGTCTCGTCGAAATGGACAATATCACGAGGGAGCTTTGCCTGAAAAGCGGCTATCTGCGCTATGAAATCAGCAATTACGCCCGTCCCGGCTTCGAATGCCGCCACAACTACGGCTACTGGTCAGACGTCCCCTACCTCGGCTTCGGGCTCGGCGCCTCCTCCTATTTCAATAAGAAGAGATTCCGAAACCTCCGGAATTTCGCGGAATATCTGGCGCTCGACTTCCAGACGGAGGCGGCGGCGCAGTTCCCGCAGCTCTATGCCGAGCAGAGGGAGCTGTCCCGCAAGGAGCAGATGGAGGAATTCATGTTCCTCGGGCTCCGCCGCGTCTCCGGCGTCTCCGAGCTGGACTTTACCGCCCGCTTCTCCGTCGAGCTGCAGTCCGTCTTCGGGGAGAAGCTCCGGCAGTTTGTATCCATGGGGCTGATGCGGCACGAGGGCTGCCGCTACCGCTTCACCGAGCGCGGCATGGATGTCAGCAACCGCCTGCTCAGCGAATTCCTGCTGGAATAA
- the holA gene encoding DNA polymerase III subunit delta, giving the protein MAGNRSYQQRDEEQLRYQELNQHLKEGKFSPIYLLYGSENYLKRSYLRLFREKFGGKDGMNYSYFEGNADLDTLISALDTMPFFAEKRLVVWKDSELLRRTAPERLCAYLERLPDTSCLMLIEEAADKRNRLYKLVEKKGFVCELAEQDVRMLSGWAARYLMKAGKKVRSSTMERLIERSGRSMDRLSGELEKLIAYTGEREIVEDEDVGQICTANVEDRVFDMITELSLGNTERAMRHYSDLLTLQEAPMKILALLRRSFNQLLLTKECVRQGMARNDAAKYIGVSPWAVPKLTEQAKHYTMESLQGYLSRCLFYDEGIKNGNLRDRMAVELLLTS; this is encoded by the coding sequence TTGGCGGGGAATAGGTCATATCAGCAGCGGGATGAGGAGCAGCTTAGGTATCAGGAGCTGAATCAGCATTTAAAGGAAGGGAAGTTTTCGCCCATCTATCTGCTCTATGGGAGTGAGAATTATCTGAAGCGCTCTTATCTACGGCTTTTCCGGGAGAAGTTCGGCGGGAAGGACGGGATGAATTACAGCTATTTCGAGGGGAATGCGGATCTCGATACGCTGATTTCCGCGTTGGATACGATGCCGTTTTTCGCGGAGAAGCGGCTGGTCGTCTGGAAGGACTCGGAGCTTTTGAGAAGAACGGCGCCGGAGAGGCTCTGCGCCTATCTGGAGCGGCTGCCGGACACGAGCTGTCTTATGCTGATCGAGGAGGCGGCGGATAAGCGGAACCGTCTCTATAAGCTGGTCGAAAAGAAGGGCTTCGTCTGTGAGCTGGCGGAGCAGGATGTGCGTATGCTCTCCGGCTGGGCGGCGCGTTATCTGATGAAGGCAGGGAAGAAGGTACGTTCCTCGACGATGGAGCGTCTGATCGAACGGAGCGGCAGGAGCATGGATCGGCTTTCCGGGGAGCTGGAGAAGCTGATCGCCTATACCGGGGAGCGGGAGATCGTGGAGGACGAGGATGTCGGGCAGATCTGCACGGCGAATGTCGAGGATCGGGTATTTGACATGATTACGGAGCTGAGCCTCGGCAATACCGAACGGGCGATGCGGCATTACAGCGATCTGCTGACCCTGCAGGAGGCGCCGATGAAGATCCTCGCGCTGCTGCGCCGGAGCTTCAACCAGCTGCTCCTCACGAAGGAGTGCGTCCGGCAGGGGATGGCGAGGAACGATGCGGCGAAGTACATCGGCGTCAGCCCGTGGGCGGTGCCGAAGCTGACAGAGCAGGCGAAGCATTATACCATGGAGAGCCTGCAGGGCTACCTCAGCCGCTGCCTGTTCTACGACGAAGGTATCAAGAACGGCAACCTGCGCGATCGGATGGCGGTGGAGCTGCTGCTGACGAGCTGA